A window of the Emys orbicularis isolate rEmyOrb1 chromosome 1, rEmyOrb1.hap1, whole genome shotgun sequence genome harbors these coding sequences:
- the LOC135885837 gene encoding olfactory receptor 52B2-like, with the protein MSDSNTTDFTNPSTFILLGIPGLEVAHVWISIPFCTMYAIAILGNFTMLVIVKREKILHEPMYYFLCMLAISDLVLSTSTVPKMLSIFWFNSREIEFSACLTQMYFIACSLVMDSGFLVAMALDRYVAICDPLRHSTSLTHPVVAKIGLAVVLRGGMLILPYPFLARQWPYCRTNIIPHSYCEHMAVVKLACADIRVSSYYSLSVAFLVMGLDVFFIAMSYIQILRAIFRLPTKDSRLKTFGTCGSHLCVILASYIPVLFSVLMHRFGHNVAVHFHILIANAYLLVPPMLHPIIYGVRTKQIRDRLLRLLTHKGT; encoded by the coding sequence atgtctgattccaacacaaccgacttcaccaacccctccaccttcatcctgctgggcattcctggcctggaggtggcccatgtctggatctccatcccttTCTGCACAATGTATgccatagccatcttggggaacttcaccatgcTGGTCATTGTGAAGAGGGAGAAGATCCTACAtgagcccatgtactatttcctctgcatgctggccatcaGCGACCTGGTCCTGTCTACATCCACCgtgcccaaaatgctgagcattttctggttcaattccagggaaaTCGagttcagtgcctgcctcacccagatgtacttcattgCCTGCTCCTTAGTGATGGACTCTGGGTTCCTTGTGGCCATGGCTTTggatcgctacgtggccatctgtgatcccctgagacattccaccagcCTGACACACCCTGTGGTGGCTAAGATTGGCCTGGCTGTGGTGCTGCGCGGCGGCATGCTCATACTGCCATATCCCTTTCTGGCGAGGCAATGGCCATATTGtagaaccaacatcatcccccactcGTACTGCGAACACATggctgtggtgaagctggcctgcgccGACATCCGTGTCAGTAGTTACTACAGCCTCTCTGTGGCATTCTTGGTGATGGGTCTGGATGTATTTTTTATTGCCATGTCCTAtatccagatcctcagggccatcttcagaCTCCCCACAAAGGACTcccggctcaagacttttgggacctgcggCTCCCACCTCTGTGTCATTTTAGCCTCTTACATCCCAGTTCTCTTCTCTGTCCTTATGCACCGGTTTGGCCACAATGTGGCTGTACATTTCCACATTCTGATAGCTAACGCCTACCTGCTCGTGCCCCCCATGCTACATCCCATCATCTAcggggtgaggaccaaacagatccgggacaggctgctccGGCTACTTACTCATAAAGGGACCTAA